The Maniola jurtina chromosome 1, ilManJurt1.1, whole genome shotgun sequence genome has a window encoding:
- the LOC123866641 gene encoding calcium and integrin-binding protein 1-like — MGQGKSQFTEEELQDYEDLTYFTKKEVLYAHQKFKALAPEKVGHNKNAKLPMAKILQYPELRVNPFRDRICKVFSSSNDGDCTFEDFLDMMSVFSENAPKAVKAEHAFRIFDFDGDDMIGVSDLREVIERLCGPELKLSDSEIQQLVQNVLEEADLDDDGALSFAEFEHIIDKSSDFCHSFRIRL, encoded by the exons ATGGGCCAGGGCAAAAGCCAGTTCACAGAGGAAGAACTTCAAGATTACGAG GATCTCACGTATTTTACTAAAAAGGAAGTGCTCTA TGCCCATCAAAAGTTCAAAGCCCTGGCCCCAGAAAAGGTGGGCCACAACAAAAACGCAAAACTGCCGATGGCCAAGATTCTCCAATACCCTGAACTGCGAGTGAATCCCTTCAGAGACAGGATATGCAAGGTCTTCAGCTCCAGCAATGATGGGGACTGCACATTTGAAGACTTCCTTGACATGATGTCTGTGTTTAGTGAAAATGCTCCTAAGGCTGTGAAGGCTGAACATGCATTTAGGATTTTTG ACTTTGACGGTGATGACATGATAGGTGTATCAGACCTGCGTGAGGTGATAGAACGGCTCTGTGGTCCAGAGCTCAAACTCAGTGACTCTGAAATACAGCAGCTGGTACAGAATGTTCTAGAAGAAGCCGACCTTGATGATGATGGTGCACTGTCATTTGCAGAGTTTGAACATATCATTGATAAAAGCTCAGATTTTTGTCA ctccttCAGGATAAGACTGTGA